In Bradyrhizobium sp. CCBAU 051011, the following are encoded in one genomic region:
- a CDS encoding LysR family transcriptional regulator, which yields MDRLNAMQAFVAVADLRGFAPAARKLGLSPSAVTRLIAALEDRLGARLLQRTTRQVTLTDAGSRYLERARRILADVDEAEGAVEGERTRPEGQLVISAPVGFGRLHVSSIVSAYLKRYPEVSVDLRLSDRMVNLVEDGVDLAVRIGHLPDSTLVARHVGEMRRIVVASPGYLKAHGEPRRPGDIPAHDTIQFGAMTAALDWRFVEDGREIRVASTPRFATNSSDAAIQYAEKDGGLTRVLAYQAAESLKARRLEIVLASFEQPALPIHIVYPTSRLLSAKVRTFVDLVTEMADWHFG from the coding sequence ATGGACCGGCTCAATGCCATGCAGGCCTTTGTCGCGGTGGCCGACTTGCGGGGTTTTGCCCCCGCAGCGCGCAAGCTCGGCCTGTCGCCGTCCGCCGTCACCCGGCTGATTGCGGCGCTGGAGGATCGCCTCGGCGCGCGCTTGCTGCAGCGGACCACGCGGCAGGTGACGCTGACCGATGCCGGCTCGCGCTATCTGGAGCGGGCGCGGCGGATCCTGGCCGACGTCGACGAGGCCGAGGGCGCCGTCGAGGGGGAACGTACGCGGCCGGAAGGGCAACTCGTCATCTCGGCCCCGGTCGGCTTCGGCCGGCTGCATGTCAGCAGCATCGTATCAGCTTACCTGAAGCGCTATCCGGAGGTGAGCGTCGATCTCCGTTTGTCCGACCGCATGGTCAACCTGGTCGAGGACGGCGTCGACCTCGCGGTCCGCATCGGCCATCTGCCTGACTCGACGCTTGTGGCGCGCCATGTCGGCGAGATGCGGCGAATCGTGGTGGCTTCGCCTGGATATCTCAAGGCGCACGGCGAGCCGCGGCGGCCAGGTGATATCCCGGCGCATGACACCATCCAGTTCGGCGCCATGACGGCGGCGCTCGACTGGCGCTTCGTCGAGGACGGCCGCGAGATCCGCGTCGCCAGCACGCCGCGCTTCGCCACCAACAGCTCGGATGCCGCAATCCAGTATGCCGAAAAGGACGGTGGCCTGACGCGAGTGCTGGCCTATCAGGCCGCCGAATCGCTGAAAGCGCGCCGGCTGGAAATCGTCCTCGCCTCATTCGAACAGCCGGCTCTGCCGATCCACATCGTCTATCCGACCTCGCGGCTGCTGTCCGCCAAGGTGCGCACCTTCGTCGATCTCGTGACCGAGATGGCCGACTGGCATTTCGGTTAG
- a CDS encoding TRAP transporter small permease, whose product MNRAHMDRFIDTIEWIAAAFVGIVAINIFIAVILRNTLNYAIPDSFDIGRMLLGILIFWGIAATSYRGGHITVDLVWANVGPKYQRMIDVFATLVLLFVVTVQTYTLFDKVRGTYNDNVLTFEMHMPTWPFFAVAWAGDAAAVLLIAIRTYRLVFHPEDIHDAKVKPVE is encoded by the coding sequence ATGAATCGCGCGCATATGGATCGCTTTATCGACACCATCGAATGGATCGCCGCCGCCTTCGTCGGCATCGTCGCGATCAACATCTTCATCGCCGTCATCCTGCGTAACACGCTGAACTATGCGATCCCCGACTCGTTCGACATCGGCCGCATGCTGCTCGGCATCCTGATCTTCTGGGGGATCGCCGCCACCAGCTATCGCGGCGGCCACATCACCGTCGATCTGGTGTGGGCCAATGTCGGCCCGAAATATCAGCGCATGATCGACGTGTTCGCCACGCTGGTGCTGCTGTTCGTGGTGACGGTGCAGACCTATACGCTGTTCGACAAGGTACGCGGCACCTATAACGACAACGTCCTGACCTTCGAGATGCACATGCCGACCTGGCCGTTCTTCGCGGTTGCCTGGGCCGGCGATGCCGCCGCGGTGCTGCTGATTGCGATCCGAACCTACCGGCTGGTATTCCACCCCGAGGATATCCACGATGCCAAAGTCAAGCCGGTGGAGTAG
- a CDS encoding TRAP transporter substrate-binding protein: MRKALLALLLAAGVTPALAQEKTFELKLSHWVPASHPLQKALEDWGSAVEKESGGTIKYKVYPAQQLGKAFDHYDMARDGIADITYVNPGYQPGRFPLIGAGELPFLMSDAKGGSMALDAWYRKYAEKEMKDVKFCLAFIHSPSTFHSRTKIVTPEDIKGMKIRPAHATMANFVTQLGGATVQSSAPEVRDIIERGVADAVTFPWGSVVLFGIDKVTKYHIEAPIYVTTFAFVMNKDKYNQMSEKQKKAIDNNCNTEAAGRVGEPWGKYEDAGIEKIKAMSDHEVYKLTPEQTAAWKKAAEPLVKTWGEGVKKSGGDPDAALTELKASLTKYNALAQ; the protein is encoded by the coding sequence ATGAGAAAAGCGTTGTTGGCGCTGCTGCTTGCGGCCGGTGTGACGCCTGCGCTGGCGCAGGAAAAAACCTTCGAACTGAAACTATCGCACTGGGTGCCGGCATCGCACCCGCTGCAGAAGGCGCTGGAGGACTGGGGCTCCGCGGTCGAAAAGGAATCCGGCGGCACCATCAAGTACAAGGTCTATCCCGCCCAGCAGCTCGGCAAGGCGTTCGATCACTACGACATGGCGCGCGACGGCATCGCCGACATCACCTACGTCAATCCGGGCTACCAGCCGGGCCGGTTCCCGCTGATCGGCGCCGGCGAATTGCCGTTCCTGATGTCGGACGCCAAGGGCGGCTCGATGGCGCTCGACGCCTGGTACCGCAAGTATGCCGAGAAGGAGATGAAGGACGTCAAGTTCTGCCTCGCCTTCATCCACTCGCCGTCGACGTTCCACTCCCGCACCAAGATCGTCACGCCCGAGGACATCAAGGGCATGAAGATCCGGCCTGCCCACGCCACCATGGCGAATTTCGTCACCCAGCTCGGCGGCGCCACCGTGCAATCCTCGGCGCCCGAGGTCCGCGACATCATCGAGCGCGGCGTCGCCGACGCCGTCACCTTCCCGTGGGGATCGGTGGTGCTGTTCGGCATCGACAAGGTGACGAAGTATCACATCGAAGCGCCGATCTACGTCACGACCTTCGCCTTCGTGATGAACAAGGACAAGTACAACCAGATGTCCGAGAAGCAGAAGAAGGCGATCGACAACAATTGCAACACCGAAGCCGCGGGGCGCGTTGGCGAGCCCTGGGGCAAGTACGAGGACGCTGGCATCGAGAAGATCAAGGCGATGTCGGACCATGAGGTCTACAAGCTGACGCCGGAGCAGACCGCGGCATGGAAGAAGGCGGCCGAGCCGCTGGTCAAGACCTGGGGCGAGGGCGTCAAGAAGAGCGGCGGCGATCCGGATGCGGCGCTGACCGAGCTCAAGGCCTCGCTCACCAAGTACAACGCGCTGGCGCAGTAA
- a CDS encoding pyridoxamine 5'-phosphate oxidase family protein, translating to MSDVHTYSSDVAFTPAVKAIQTRKGSRDAYANVEARGGWRTEIDENLAGFLAETNSFYLSTASADGQPYIQHRGGPKGFVKVLDKNTIAFADYSGNRQYITQGNLSENPKAHIFVMDYAHRRRVKIWGEARVVEDDDALTKALMPQGYKARPEQVILFKIAAWDTNCPQHIPQKFDASDVAQALAVRDARIAELEAELAALKGQPAAADHT from the coding sequence ATGTCTGACGTTCACACCTATTCCAGCGACGTCGCGTTCACCCCGGCGGTGAAGGCGATCCAGACCCGCAAGGGCTCGCGCGACGCTTATGCCAATGTCGAGGCGCGCGGCGGCTGGCGCACCGAGATCGACGAAAACCTCGCGGGCTTCCTGGCCGAGACCAACAGCTTCTATCTGTCGACCGCGTCCGCGGACGGGCAGCCCTATATCCAGCACCGCGGCGGGCCGAAGGGCTTTGTCAAAGTGCTCGACAAGAACACGATCGCGTTCGCCGATTACAGCGGCAACCGGCAGTACATCACGCAGGGCAATCTGTCGGAGAATCCGAAGGCTCATATCTTCGTGATGGACTATGCGCATCGCCGGCGCGTGAAGATCTGGGGCGAGGCGCGCGTGGTGGAGGACGATGATGCCTTGACGAAGGCGCTGATGCCGCAGGGCTACAAGGCGCGGCCCGAGCAGGTCATCCTGTTCAAGATCGCGGCATGGGACACCAACTGCCCGCAGCATATCCCGCAGAAGTTCGATGCCTCCGACGTCGCGCAGGCGCTGGCCGTGCGCGACGCCCGCATCGCCGAACTCGAGGCCGAGCTAGCCGCCTTGAAGGGCCAGCCAGCCGCGGCGGATCACACCTAG
- a CDS encoding glutathione S-transferase family protein: MIVLYGFGAGFGLPEISPFVTKTEVQLKMAGLAYRKEKAKPPASPKGQLPYIVDDAETIADSTFIRAHLEAKYGFDFDAPLSLQARAQAWAFERMIEHHVYWALVGARWVDGDNFAKGPAHFFDSAPMHLREKMREDAQFRVAENYLLSGLGRHAPDEDIDLAVRSLFALSVQLGDKPFLMGETPCGMDATAFGALAGILTPFFESALRQRTEQFANLTAYVDRMMLLYYPEFAWAPVQQEQAA; encoded by the coding sequence ATGATTGTCCTTTACGGCTTCGGCGCCGGTTTCGGCCTGCCGGAGATCAGCCCCTTTGTGACCAAGACCGAGGTCCAGTTGAAGATGGCGGGCCTCGCCTATCGCAAGGAAAAGGCAAAGCCGCCGGCCTCGCCGAAGGGGCAGTTGCCCTACATCGTCGACGACGCCGAGACGATCGCCGATTCCACCTTCATCCGTGCGCATCTGGAAGCCAAATACGGTTTCGATTTCGATGCGCCGCTCAGCCTGCAGGCGCGTGCGCAGGCCTGGGCCTTCGAGCGGATGATCGAGCATCACGTCTATTGGGCGCTGGTGGGCGCGCGCTGGGTCGATGGCGACAATTTCGCCAAGGGACCGGCGCATTTCTTCGACAGTGCGCCAATGCACTTGCGTGAAAAAATGCGCGAGGATGCGCAGTTTCGCGTTGCCGAGAACTATTTGCTGAGCGGCCTCGGCCGCCACGCGCCGGACGAGGATATCGATCTTGCCGTTCGCTCACTGTTTGCGCTGTCGGTGCAGCTTGGCGACAAGCCGTTTCTGATGGGCGAGACGCCGTGCGGCATGGACGCCACCGCCTTCGGCGCGCTGGCCGGAATCTTGACGCCGTTCTTCGAATCGGCGCTGCGGCAGCGGACCGAGCAGTTCGCCAACCTCACCGCCTATGTCGACCGGATGATGCTGCTGTATTACCCGGAATTCGCCTGGGCGCCGGTGCAGCAGGAGCAAGCCGCCTAG
- the pobA gene encoding 4-hydroxybenzoate 3-monooxygenase, producing the protein MRTKVAIIGAGPAGLLLGQLLHLYGIENIILERQTPEYVLGRIRAGLLEEGTVALLDEVGAGARAHREGLVHHGVELAFGGARHRIDMHGATGKTVMIYGQTEVTLDLMNARKAAGLTTVYQAADVKPLDFDTDRPRVSYVKDGATHEIECDFIAGCDGFHGVSRASVKPSAIQTYERIYPFGWLGILSETPPVSLELIYSNHARGFALCTMRSMRRSRYYVQCPLDDHIDQWPDERFWDELKRRIDQKAADELVTGPSIEKSIAPLRSFVAEPMRFGRMFLAGDASHIVPPTGAKGLNLAASDVHYLSQAFREYYDEKSSAGINGYSARALARVWKAVRFSWWMTSMLHQFPDEGEFGARIQLAELDYVVNSKAASASLSENYVGLPF; encoded by the coding sequence TTGAGGACAAAAGTCGCAATCATAGGTGCAGGTCCGGCTGGATTGTTGCTTGGGCAACTATTACACCTTTACGGGATCGAGAACATCATTCTGGAGCGCCAGACCCCGGAATATGTGCTCGGCCGCATCCGCGCCGGCCTGCTCGAGGAAGGCACGGTGGCGCTGCTCGATGAGGTCGGCGCCGGCGCGCGCGCCCATCGCGAGGGGCTAGTTCACCATGGCGTCGAACTGGCGTTCGGCGGCGCCCGCCACCGCATCGACATGCACGGCGCCACCGGCAAGACCGTCATGATCTACGGCCAGACCGAGGTGACGCTCGACCTGATGAACGCCCGCAAGGCGGCGGGTCTCACCACGGTCTATCAGGCCGCCGACGTCAAGCCGCTCGATTTCGACACCGACCGCCCGCGCGTCAGCTACGTCAAGGACGGCGCTACCCACGAGATCGAATGCGACTTCATCGCCGGTTGCGACGGCTTTCACGGCGTCAGCCGCGCCAGCGTGAAACCGTCGGCGATCCAGACCTATGAGCGGATCTATCCGTTCGGCTGGCTCGGCATTCTGTCGGAGACCCCGCCGGTCAGCCTCGAGCTGATCTACTCGAACCATGCGCGCGGGTTTGCGCTCTGCACCATGCGCTCGATGCGCCGCAGCCGTTACTATGTGCAATGTCCGCTCGACGATCATATCGACCAGTGGCCGGATGAGCGCTTCTGGGACGAGCTGAAGCGCCGGATCGACCAGAAGGCGGCTGACGAGCTCGTCACCGGCCCCTCGATCGAGAAGAGCATCGCGCCCTTGCGCAGCTTCGTCGCCGAGCCGATGCGGTTCGGGCGGATGTTCCTGGCCGGCGACGCCTCCCACATCGTGCCGCCGACCGGCGCCAAGGGCCTGAACCTCGCCGCCAGCGACGTGCACTACCTCTCGCAGGCGTTCCGCGAATATTACGACGAGAAATCCTCCGCCGGCATCAACGGTTACTCGGCGCGCGCGCTGGCGCGGGTGTGGAAGGCGGTGCGCTTCTCCTGGTGGATGACCTCGATGCTGCACCAATTCCCCGACGAGGGCGAATTCGGCGCGCGCATCCAGCTCGCCGAGCTGGATTATGTCGTCAACTCGAAGGCGGCATCGGCATCGCTGTCGGAGAATTATGTGGGGCTGCCGTTTTAA
- a CDS encoding PaaI family thioesterase: MTTTDIPAGFEPRTRRSPLTDPWEPLYSKTTDKAVIIGLRLARPHTNGRGLIHGGLIAALADAAMGHSCAHVMGGVSSLVTISLAVDFIGTAEVGQWLAVESEVVKTGKTICFAQSLIKADDVVIARANATFRVVPKKEPVS, encoded by the coding sequence ATGACCACTACCGACATTCCCGCAGGCTTCGAACCTCGCACCCGCAGGAGCCCGCTCACCGATCCCTGGGAGCCGCTGTATTCGAAGACGACCGACAAGGCCGTCATCATCGGGTTGCGTCTTGCAAGACCGCACACCAATGGCCGCGGGCTGATTCACGGCGGGCTGATCGCGGCGCTGGCCGACGCCGCCATGGGTCATAGCTGCGCGCATGTGATGGGCGGCGTGTCCTCGCTGGTGACGATCAGTCTCGCGGTCGATTTCATCGGCACGGCTGAGGTCGGGCAGTGGCTTGCAGTCGAGAGCGAAGTCGTCAAAACCGGCAAGACGATCTGCTTCGCGCAAAGCCTGATCAAGGCCGACGACGTCGTGATCGCGCGGGCCAATGCGACGTTCCGCGTGGTGCCGAAGAAGGAGCCGGTGTCCTAA